From Rhododendron vialii isolate Sample 1 chromosome 7a, ASM3025357v1:
TAGCTTCCTGCAATGTCATtgttctgtaatttttttttttttgagttagggtcttcttttttttacttagggtttttttccgaaaaaatgAAGTcagcatttcttttttttttttttgagtcagggttgttttgttttttctttttttgggctAGCTATACATTGcccaaaactcaactcaactaTCTTTTCATGCTCTTGAAGTTTCACTTGTTTACCATACGTTTAGCACCAAAATCAGTTTGACTGTGAAGGTtcattcctatttttttttccgtttagaTATGGAGATTGATGGACAAGAAGAAAGCGATATGCCTCCACCGACCAACCACCAACGAAGgtctgtctctctccctctctcttttggtTAAAAATGCAATTGTGTGATTGAATGCGAAGTTGATCAATTGTTATTGTTTGGTCTTTTGGGTTCTAGTATGCAGTGTTCTAATATGCCGTGTGAATCATCCGGTATTTCTTCTCAAGTAATTTACATCCCCCAAGTTAAGAATGAACTCATACCGAAAATCAACCAAGAGTTTGACAAATTAGAGGACGTTCTAAAGTTTTACAAGGGATATGGTAAAGAGGGAGGATTTGGTGTGCGATCGAGTTCTAGCAGAAAGAATAAAGATTATGTAGTCGTTAGAAAGGAGTATTGTTGTTTCAAAGAAGGGGAGgcggtccaaaaaaaaaatactgaaccATCTAAACGGAAACGGGGGACAACTAGAGAGAATTGTGGTGCAAAATTGGCTGTTGTGAAGAAGGCTGAAAAGTATGTTGTCTCCCAATTTTTTGAGGGTCATAACCACCCCCTTACGTCTCCGAGGAGGGTGCATTTGTTGCGATGCTTTCGTAAGGTGTCATCTGCCAAAAAAGCTTTAGTAGATCAACTATCAGCAGCAAATGTCCCAACTTGTCAACAAATGAGTCTTTTTGAGTTGGAATCAGGAGGTCTTGAAAATGTTGGATGCTCACAACAAGACCTGTATAATTATAAAAGGGATAAGAAGATTTCTTTAGTTGGACATGATGCCAATTTGTTGAAGGAGCATTTtgagattgaaaaagaaaagaatgctGGTTTTTATTTTACAATTGAGACAGATGATGAGGGGAGGATGACACATTGTTTTTGGGCAGATGCAACCGCTAGAAAGTCGTACAAGTATTTTGGGGATGTGGTGGTATTTGATACAACTTACAACACAAATCATTATTCTATGATTTTTGCACCTATTTTAGGGGTTAATCACCATAGGCAGACTACTATTTTTGGGTGTGCATTGTTATGTGATGAAAAAGCCGAGTCTTTTGAATGGCTTTTCAACGAATGGTTGAAGGCAATGCCCGCAGGCCCTCCCAAAATGATTATAACTGATCAGGATCTTGCAATGACAAAAGCAATTACTGTTGCTCTTCCGAATACGCTTCACAGGTATTGCATGTGGCACATTACGAATAAGTTTTCCGAAAAAATAAGTGCATTGGCCTACAAAGAGCATTATGCGGAGTTCAAGAATTGTATATGGAATTCCGAGACCCCTGAACAGTTCGAGGCTGGATGGGTAGAGGTGGTAAACAAAGCTAACTTATCCGGCAATGATTGGTTAGAAAACTTATACGAAATTCGTGAGAGATGGGTTCCTGCATACGTGAGACACATTTTTTCTgctcacatgactagtagtcaaaGAGCCGAAATTACTCATGCATTTTTCAAGAGGTATGTGTCTAAAGAAAATTCATTGTTGGAGTTTGTGACGCGGTTTGAGAGGGCACTTTCCAAAGTACGCCATAATGAGTTGGATATGGATCATAAAGACGTCAATGAGAAACCACACTTGAAAACTATGTATTCCATGGAATCGACAATGAGTGAAATCTATACAATTGAGATATTTTACATGTTTCAAGAGGAGCTCTTTCAAAATGTGGCGTATAAGTTGACGGCAACAAACGAGGATGAACATCATTGTGTCTACACCGTTCAAAGGGTAAAAGGGAGTGGTTTGAGGGTTCGTGAGGTTGTGGTAGATAAGTTGTCAAACCATGTCCGTTGTAGTTGTAAGATGTTTGAGTGTGCCGGAATTCCTTGTCGGCATATGTTGGCTTACTTTTCTAGAATGCAAATGGATGATTTGCCTAATGAATACATCTTACGGAGGTGGACAAAATCAGCGAAGGCGATGCGAGTGAGAGATGACTTGGGTTCGGGCATCAAAGAAATATATGACATGTCTTTGTTAGAGCGGCGAAATAGACTCTTCCAACTTGCTTCCACTGTAATTGATGAGGCCGCACTAACTGAGGACGGAACACAAATTGTGGAAGAACTTTTGAGTTCGGGTCAAAAGAAGCTATGTGACGTGAAAAAAGTAAGCCAAGATGGTGTAGGGAGTTCTATCCAAATGCCGATTTTTCGTGACCATGGTTTGAAAGAACCACTTCAAGTGAGGGCAAAGGGTTGTGGTAAACGACTCAAGGGAGGGAAAGAGAAGGCTGCCAAGAAGGTTAGGCGTTGTAATGGTTGTGGGCTAATAGGCCAATCGCATGATAAACGGAATTGTCCCAAACTTCTCAACACGTACGTGATTAAAATTTGTAATTTCAATTTAATTGTTTCATTTTTACATGttaattgggtttttttttttgttaggtctTCGCAAAATACTAGGTTGAATGACGAAGACGAAGACAATGACGACATTAACTATGACGATGCCGATGATTGTAAGTGTTTATAATAAAACgcatcaattttgttttgtttcttttattcatattatctttatttatgtttcaGGATGGCTTTGGAACTCCTTACAAGATGGAGATGAGTAATTTCTGTAAAATGCTTCAATTATGGTTGTTTGGCTTTGGACATGTAACTTGTGGGATTTATCTTAGGCAGATAACTCATTGCTGGTTTTATAGTGGTTCCTATATATCCGTTGTCGATTTTCAACTCCTAACTTtgggagggctaagagatgCTTGATATTCTGGACTTCCACACTTTTTGGTGTTGTTGCTGGTATACCAACTTCAAGAATTGCTCCTGCTTTCATTCTATCAAAGTCCGAATGCTGCTGGATTCAGAGATCTAAACGAAGTTTGCTTGGatgttttttctttgattgTTGATGCTGCTCGAAGTGATATTGGCTCAAACTGCTATGGTCCTTACTTGTCTGTTGTATTCCAATAGGTGGAGCTGCTTGGAGTTTCTTAGTGTATATTTTTTCGTTCTGCTTTGGTGAATTTTTCAGATTGTAATACTGGAATTGGAGGGTCTTTTTCTTATGTTGTAATGCctagtctttttcctcttttaatctttgtatttgTATCCCATCTacattgattaataaaatttgcttttgcctatcaaaaaaacaaactgCAGAATTGTGAGAGTCCTTAGGTGTTTCTATAAGCTTAGAAAGGAAATTTTGAACAATATGACCATTCATTCAAGTTTCTGATCAGCAGAAAAACAGAGTCCTCTTTCTCTCTAAAATGGAAAACTTTTTAAAGTGTACAGTTGGAGGGAAAGCAGAAAAACAGAGTAATATTTCgaggaaaaaacagaaaaaacatgCACAAACATTGTCAAGTGGGGTGGGGGAGGGAAGGGTCGCGACCATAGGTATTGAATGTTCCAAACGGTGGTGGGAAATAGGGATACATGGATGAAATGGAGATGAAAGCAAGGTATATGTATCGGTATCGGTTGCTCAAGTTCCAAATTTATACACATCACAAGTTATACATTGTCTTGAACATAAGCATTACATAACCCAactaaaagaaaatatacaTGACGATCACCACAATTAAAATTCCCACTATTGCTCCAAGTAAGAACATTGCAATGTACACACAAAGTTTCGGCAGCTTGTAAGGAGCTTGGCCATCCATATTTGCTTGCATAGGTACGAGCAACGGTGGATAATCGGTGGGAAGTTGACCAAGTTGAGGAGACGGCATTTGCACATTGGAATGAGATTCAACAAACACACTCCAAGCATTTTTTGCCTCTTCCAATGACGGATACTTTTTAAATACAGCCCCAGAGAAGCGAGTTACTTGTTCGCTACAAGCTATCCAACTTTCATAGATTCCGGGGACTTTTCCAATAAAAACAACGTAATAGAACCTCTTTTCTGCCATTCCTAGATAAAAACATCAAATTCATAAGCAAATAAACCCAAATTTCTGATGATACAAAGAAATAGTGCAGCTTTTGTGAATCTTTCCAAGCCTAGTGAATCTTCCATTCTAAAACCACACAAAATTCATAGACAAAAACAacaggaaaaagaaattttatccaGAAATTACACCCAAATTGATCAATCAGTCT
This genomic window contains:
- the LOC131332478 gene encoding protein FAR1-RELATED SEQUENCE 5-like isoform X2, which translates into the protein MQCSNMPCESSGISSQVIYIPQVKNELIPKINQEFDKLEDVLKFYKGYGKEGGFGVRSSSSRKNKDYVVVRKEYCCFKEGEAVQKKNTEPSKRKRGTTRENCGAKLAVVKKAEKYVVSQFFEGHNHPLTSPRRVHLLRCFRKVSSAKKALVDQLSAANVPTCQQMSLFELESGGLENVGCSQQDLYNYKRDKKISLVGHDANLLKEHFEIEKEKNAGFYFTIETDDEGRMTHCFWADATARKSYKYFGDVVVFDTTYNTNHYSMIFAPILGVNHHRQTTIFGCALLCDEKAESFEWLFNEWLKAMPAGPPKMIITDQDLAMTKAITVALPNTLHRYCMWHITNKFSEKISALAYKEHYAEFKNCIWNSETPEQFEAGWVEVVNKANLSGNDWLENLYEIRERWVPAYVRHIFSAHMTSSQRAEITHAFFKRYVSKENSLLEFVTRFERALSKVRHNELDMDHKDVNEKPHLKTMYSMESTMSEIYTIEIFYMFQEELFQNVAYKLTATNEDEHHCVYTVQRVKGSGLRVREVVVDKLSNHVRCSCKMFECAGIPCRHMLAYFSRMQMDDLPNEYILRRWTKSAKAMRVRDDLGSGIKEIYDMSLLERRNRLFQLASTVIDEAALTEDGTQIVEELLSSGQKKLCDVKKVSQDGVGSSIQMPIFRDHGLKEPLQVRAKGCGKRLKGGKEKAAKKVRRCNGCGLIGQSHDKRNCPKLLNTSSQNTRLNDEDEDNDDINYDDADDCKCL
- the LOC131332478 gene encoding protein FAR1-RELATED SEQUENCE 5-like isoform X1, producing the protein MQCSNMPCESSGISSQVIYIPQVKNELIPKINQEFDKLEDVLKFYKGYGKEGGFGVRSSSSRKNKDYVVVRKEYCCFKEGEAVQKKNTEPSKRKRGTTRENCGAKLAVVKKAEKYVVSQFFEGHNHPLTSPRRVHLLRCFRKVSSAKKALVDQLSAANVPTCQQMSLFELESGGLENVGCSQQDLYNYKRDKKISLVGHDANLLKEHFEIEKEKNAGFYFTIETDDEGRMTHCFWADATARKSYKYFGDVVVFDTTYNTNHYSMIFAPILGVNHHRQTTIFGCALLCDEKAESFEWLFNEWLKAMPAGPPKMIITDQDLAMTKAITVALPNTLHRYCMWHITNKFSEKISALAYKEHYAEFKNCIWNSETPEQFEAGWVEVVNKANLSGNDWLENLYEIRERWVPAYVRHIFSAHMTSSQRAEITHAFFKRYVSKENSLLEFVTRFERALSKVRHNELDMDHKDVNEKPHLKTMYSMESTMSEIYTIEIFYMFQEELFQNVAYKLTATNEDEHHCVYTVQRVKGSGLRVREVVVDKLSNHVRCSCKMFECAGIPCRHMLAYFSRMQMDDLPNEYILRRWTKSAKAMRVRDDLGSGIKEIYDMSLLERRNRLFQLASTVIDEAALTEDGTQIVEELLSSGQKKLCDVKKVSQDGVGSSIQMPIFRDHGLKEPLQVRAKGCGKRLKGGKEKAAKKVRRCNGCGLIGQSHDKRNCPKLLNTYVIKICNFNLIVSFLHVNWVFFFVRSSQNTRLNDEDEDNDDINYDDADDCKCL
- the LOC131332488 gene encoding uncharacterized protein LOC131332488 — translated: MAEKRFYYVVFIGKVPGIYESWIACSEQVTRFSGAVFKKYPSLEEAKNAWSVFVESHSNVQMPSPQLGQLPTDYPPLLVPMQANMDGQAPYKLPKLCVYIAMFLLGAIVGILIVVIVMYIFF